In Rhodamnia argentea isolate NSW1041297 chromosome 11, ASM2092103v1, whole genome shotgun sequence, one genomic interval encodes:
- the LOC115753467 gene encoding kanadaptin, with translation MTTAMGPPPPRASNLESDPSAEPEAPKTLQEEGGEAAAAASTSSSATVTPMAPPPPRNPISPAENDVDASNPDDGSVSESDATPNAAKRGGVAVPYTIPPWSEPPRHQFFLEVLKDGAIIDQLNVHEKGAYMFGRVDLCDFVLEHPTVSRFHAVLQFNGEGDSYIFDIGSTHGTFVNKNQVKKNVYVDLHVGDVIRFGQSSRLYIFQGPSDLMPPEAEVKVIRDAKMREEMQDREASLRRAREDACLADGISWGMGEDAVEEEEDDTEEVTWQTYKGELTEKQEKTREKVLKRTQKIAHMKKEIDAIRAKDIAQGGLTQGQQTQIARNEQRITQILEELESLEETLNDSIRESLGARTGKLSLGRNKRTTEDEEEYLSDDDEFYDRSKKKANVPKIGQSPAVETADTLLDKRDAIRKQIEEKKELLLNEKKKIESDSAAETDAGDALDAYMSGLSSQLILDKTTHLENEISSLQSELDRIVYLLKFADPSGEASKRRDLKVEEPKSIASDNLFAPIEKHISSETKERNKQGKSANGSRSEGTIQNTKSSKKPDDVQTLEDKAEEKAVPYTVVKPQWLGAIDDMQERETHKEPEISDVPDSDQFVGYKDRSKILAGIDSHARSTSGIEGACGLIIRKRKPEGSEEKPNDHSSSSARGSELAAEDAVALLLKHQKGHYSLDSEGNEDMSSRQPSSNDVKKPKRVLGPEKPSFLNASSDYESWVPPEGQSGDGRTTLNDRYGY, from the exons ATGACGACCGCCATGGGTCCTCCACCTCCGAGGGCCTCTAACCTCGAGTCCGACCCGTCCGCCGAACCGGAAGCTCCCAAAACTCTCCAAGAAGAAGGAGgggaagcagcagcagcagcatcaacGAGCTCCTCCGCCACGGTCACTCCAATGGCTCCGCCTCCACCGCGAAACCCTATCTCCCCCGCCGAAAACGACGTCGACGCCTCGAATCCCGACGACGGCTCCGTGTCCGAGAGCGACGCGACGCCGAACGCAGCGAAACGTGGGGGCGTCGCGGTGCCTTACACGATTCCTCCGTGGAGCGAGCCACCTCGTCACCAGTTTTTCCTAGAAGTGCTCAAGGACGGTGCGATTATCGATCAGCTCAACGT ACACGAGAAGGGGGCTTACATGTTTGGACGGGTAGATCTGTGCGATTTTGTACTTGAGCATCCCACTGTCTCCCGATTTCATGCTG TTCTGCAATTCAACGGGGAAGGAGATTCTTATATATTTGACATTGGGAGTACTCATGGTACTTTCGTGAACAAGAACCAG GTCAAGAAAAACGTATATGTGGACTTGCATGTTGGTGACGTTATTCGGTTTGGCCA ATCTTCACGGCTGTACATATTCCAAGGTCCAAGCGACTTGATGCCACCA GAGGCTGAGGTGAAAGTTATTAGAGATGCGAAAATGCGAGAAGAGATGCAAGACAGGGAAGCATCTCTTCGACGGGCAAGGGAGGATGCCTGTCTTGCAGATGGTATCTCCTGGGGCATGGGAGAGGATGCTGTTGAAGAAGAGGAG GATGATACAGAGGAAGTGACTTGGCAAACTTACAAAGGGGAGCTCACAGAGAAGCAGGAAAAAACCCGTGAAAAAGTGTTGAAACGAACTCAAAAG ATTGCTCACATGAAGAAAGAAATAGATGCTATCCGTGCTAAAGACATTGCTCAAGGCGGACTAACACAAGGACAACAAACTCAAATTGCTCGTAACGAGCAGAGAATTACTCAG aTATTGGAAGAACTTGAAAGCTTAGAAGAGACTCTGAATGATAGCATACGAGAGAGTTTAGGCGCTCGTACAGGAAAGTTATCTCTCGGCAGAAACAAACGAACAactgaagatgaagaggaatatTTGAG CGATGACGATGAATTCTATGACCGatcaaagaaaaaggcaaatgTCCCTAAGATTGGCCAAAGCCCAGCGGTAGAAACTGCAGATACTCTTCTTGACAAGAGGGATGCAATCAGGAAACaaatagaagagaagaaagagctGCTTCtgaatgagaagaagaaaatagaatcaGATAGTGCAGCAGAAACTGATGCTGGAGATGCACTTGATGCTTACATGTCTGGGCTTTCATCTCAGCTGA TCCTTGACAAAACTACACATCTCGAAAACGAAATATCCTCACTTCAGTCAGAGTTGGATCGGATAGTCTATCTCTTGAAGTTTGCTGACCCATCAGGAGAAGCTAGTAAAAGAAGAGATTTGAAAGTGGAAGAACCAAAATCTATTGCATCTGATAATCTATTTGCCCCTATTGAGAAGCATATTTCctcagaaacaaaagaaagaaataagcAGGGGAAGTCAGCTAATGGCTCCAGGTCTGAAGGAACTATTCAAAATACCAAATCAAGCAAAAAGCCAGATGATGTCCAGACCCTTGAGGATAAGGCGGAGGAAAAAGCCGTTCCATATACTGTTGTAAAGCCTCAGTGGCTTGGTGCCATAGATGATatgcaagaaagagaaacacaCAAAGAACCAGAAATTTCTGATGTCCCTGATTCTGATCAATTTGTTGGTTACAAAGACAGGAGCAAAATTTTGGCTGGCATTGattcacacgcaaggtccacTTCAGGGATTGAAGGTGCATGTGGTCTTATTATTAGGAAGCGGAAACCTGAAGGCAGTGAAGAAAAACCCAATGATCATTCTAGCTCTTCAGCTAGAGGATCCGAACTTGCTGCAGAGGATGCTGTGGCATTGTTACTGAAACATCAAAAAGGGCATTATTCATTGGACAGCGAAGGAAATGAAGATATGTCTAGCAGGCAACCATCCAGCAATGATGTTAAAAAGCCTAAACGAGTTCTTGGCCCCGAGAAGCCGTCTTTTCTCAATGCCAGCTCGGATTATGAATCATGGGTGCCTCCTGAAG GACAATCTGGTGACGGACGGACCACATTGAATGATCGTTACGGTTACTAA
- the LOC115753465 gene encoding DNA-directed RNA polymerase 2B, chloroplastic/mitochondrial isoform X1, with translation MSISKPPIPSSALASSGFDPFLLIAGRRPRIPSPPVMWRTVAKLAVSRSPWRVSVGARHCSRAYSFLGPSQEPAADSGKLRFRQFEVGRSVGLGFPDVLPRRSGEVSWNEDFVGRPSFGLGLNGFCPKGYASVAEAEVVSSTDVEEDVSVAEEEVKELLAEMTKVERKEKLFWNRQRNLAARGMGRAKYHRLKRRQVKAECEAWQRAAKEYKELLNDMCEHRLAPNLPYMKSLFLGWFEPLRNAIAEEQESYRSGKRKTAYAHFFDQLPADMMAVITMHKLMALMMTGGEHGHGLARVIQAACTIGDAVEQEVRIQRFLEKTKKKNLKEVDEDRGDGTNAASQEQEKLRHKVTNLLKQRKLPAVQRLVKGQDDLKPWGQEAKAKVGSRLIELLIQTAYIQPPANQLAEDPPDIRPAFLHTFRTVTRDTKSSSRRYGVIQCDPLVLKGLERTARHMVIPYMPMLIPPVKWTGYDKGAYLFLPSSAMRTHGVRQQREAFKRAPLQQLQPVFEALDILGATKWRVNRRVLSVVDRIWNSGGCLADLVDRNDIALPDKPDTEDESQIRKWKWKLKSTRKENRERHSQRCDIELKLAVARKMKDEEGFYYPHNLDFRGRAYPMHPYLNHLGSDLCRGILEFAESRPLGKSGLRWLKIHLANLYAGGVDKLSHEGRLAFIENHLDDIFDSADRPLEGKRWWLNAEDPFQCLAVCINLTEALRSSSPETFRSNIPVHQDGSCNGLQHYAALGRDKLGAAAVNLVAGEKPADVYSGIAARVLEIMQTDAKKDPAVFRDALNARTLIHQVDRKLVKQTVMTSVYGVTYIGARDQIKRRLKERGAIMDDTELFHASCYAAKTTLTALGEMFEAARSIMSWLGDCAKIIASENQPVRWTTPLGLPVVQPYRRVGRHLVRTSLQILTLQRETEKVLTKRQRTAFPPNFVHSLDGSHMMMTAVACKKAGLNFAGVHDSYWTHACDVDEMNRMLREKFVELYEIPILENLLESFQKSFPELSFPPLPERGDFNLKDVLDSPYFFN, from the exons ATGTCCATCTCTAAACCCCCCATTCCCTCCTCCGCCCTCGCCTCCTCAGGTTTCGACCCCTTCCTCCTGATCGCCGGTCGCCGACCCCGTATCCCTTCGCCCCCGGTTATGTGGAGAACCGTCGCCAAGCTCGCCGTTTCGAGGTCGCCGTGGCGGGTTTCCGTGGGTGCCCGCCATTGCTCTCGGGCCTACAGCTTCCTCGGCCCCTCTCAGGAGCCGGCTGCTGATTCCGGTAAGCTTAGATTCAGGCAATTTGAGGTCGGGCGGTCTGTGGGTTTGGGTTTTCCGGATGTCCTTCCGCGTCGGAGCGGGGAGGTCTCGTGGAATGAGGATTTCGTGGGGCGGCCCAGCTTCGGGCTGGGGCTCAATGGGTTTTGCCCCAAGGGGTATGCCAGCGTGGCCGAGGCAGAGGTAGTCTCTTCGACGGACGTCGAGGAGGACGTTTCGGTTGCCGAGGAGGAGGTGAAGGAGCTCTTGGCGGAGATGACCAAGGTGGAGAGGAAAGAGAAGCTATTTTGGAATAGGCAGCGGAATTTGGCCGCCAGAGGAATGGGGAGGGCCAAGTATCACAGGCTGAAAAGGAGGCAAGTGAAGGCCGAGTGCGAGGCGTGGCAGCGGGCGGCCAAGGAGTATAAGGAGCTGTTGAATGATATGTGCGAGCACCGGCTGGCTCCGAATCTGCCGTATATGAAGTCTCTGTTCTTAGGCTGGTTTGAGCCTCTGCGAAATGCCATCGCCGAGGAGCAAGAGTCGTACAGGTCAGGCAAGAGGAAGACGGCTTATGCGCATTTCTTCGATCAGTTGCCAGCGGATATGATGGCAGTGATCACGATGCATAAATTGATGGCACTGATGATGACGGGAGGAGAACATGGTCATGGCCTTGCCCGAGTTATACAGGCAGCTTGCACGATAGGCGACGCTGTTGAGCAGGAG gTTAGAATACAAAGGTTcttggaaaaaacaaaaaagaagaatttaaaaGAAGTTGATGAGGACAGAGGAGATGGAACAAATGCTGCATCCCAGGAGCAAGAGAAGTTAAGGCACAAAGTCACTAATCTGTTGAAACAACGTAAATTACCGGCAGTGCAGAGGCTAGTGAAGGGACAGGATGATTTGAAACCCTGGGGCCAGGAGGCAAAAGCTAAG GTGGGAAGCCGTCTGATTGAGTTGTTGATACAAACTGCATACATACAACCTCCTGCTAATCAATTGGCCGAAGATCCACCTGATATACGACCTGCATTTTTGCATACATTCAGGACTGTTACAAGAGATACAAA GAGTTCCAGCAGAAGATATGGTGTTATCCAGTGCGACCCATTAGTTCTCAAAGGCCTGGAACGAACA GCAAGACATATGGTGATTCCATATATGCCGATGTTGATACCGCCTGTCAAGTGGACAGG TTACGATAAAGGGGCATACTTGTTCCTACCTTCTTCTGCCATGCGCACGCATGGAGTTAGACAACAACGTGAAGCGTTTAAGCGGGCTCCTCTGCAGCAACTTCAACCAGTATTTGAG GCTTTAGATATATTAGGGGCTACTAAATGGCGGGTCAACAGAAGGGTGCTTTCTGTTGTGGATAGGATATGGAATAGTGGAGGCTGCCTTGCGGATCTTGTGGACCGTAATGAC ATAGCTTTGCCAGACAAGCCAGATACGGAAGATGAATCACAGATAAGAAAATGGAAGTGGAAATTAAAGTCcaccagaaaagaaaacaggGAGAGACATTCACAGCGTTGTGACATAGAACTTAAACTTGCA GTtgcaagaaaaatgaaggatgaagaggGTTTTTATTATCCGCATAACCTCGATTTCCGAGGCCGTGCCTACCCCATGCACCCCTACTTAAATCATCTTGGTTCAGATTTATGTCGTGGCATTTTGGAGTTTGCTGAGAGTCGCCCCCTTGGGAAGTCGGGCTTACGCTGGCTGAAAATACATTTAGCCAATTTATATGCTGGTGGAGTGGACAAATTGTCTCATGAGGGAAGATTAGCATTTATAGAAAATCACTTGGATGATATATTTGATTCTGCTGACCGGCCTCTTGAAGGAAAGCGATGGTGGTTGAATGCTGAAGACCCGTTCCAGTGCTTGGCCGTGTGCATTAATCTTACTGAAGCTTTAAGAAGCTCTTCTCCGGAAACTTTTAGATCAAATATACCTGTCCACCAG GATGGTTCCTGCAATGGTTTGCAACACTATGCTGCCCTCGGAAGAGACAAG TTGGGTGCAGCTGCTGTCAATTTGGTTGCAGGAGAAAAGCCTGCTGATGTTTACTCGGGAATAGCAGCTCG AGTACTTGAAATAATGCAAACGGATGCAAAGAAAGATCCGGCTGTGTTTCGAGATGCGTTGAATGCAAGAACCTTAATTCATCAG GTTGATAGAAAGTTGGTGAAGCAGACAGTTATGACGTCTGTATATGGTGTCACTTATATTGGTGCCCGGGATCAGATAAAGAGGAGGTTGAAGGAACGTGGTGCGATTATGGATGATACAGAACTTTTCCATGCTTCTTGCTATGCTGCAAAG ACCACCTTAACTGCTCTAGGGGAGATGTTTGAAGCAGCAAGAAGTATCATGAGCTGGCTTGGTGACTGTGCTAAG ATTATTGCATCTGAGAATCAGCCAGTTCGGTGGACAACTCCCCTTGGACTTCCTGTGGTGCAACCTTATCGTAGAGTAGGAAGACATCTT GTTAGGACTTCGCTTCAGATTTTGACATTGCAACGTGAAACTGAAAAG GTTCTGACCAAGCGTCAGAGAACAGCTTTTCCCCCAAACTTTGTGCACTCTCTTGATGGTTCTCATATGATGATGACAGCAGTTGCTTGCAAAAAGGCTGGGTTGAACTTTGCAG GGGTTCACGATTCCTACTGGACACATGCATGTGACGTGGATGAAATGAATAGGATGTTGAGGGAGAAATTTGTTGAACTTTACGAGATTCCGATCTTGGAAAAT TTGCTGGAGAGCTTTCAGAAGTCTTTCCCGGAATTATCTTTTCCTCCTTTGCCTGAACGAGGAGACTTCAATCTCAAAGATGTTCTTGACTCGCCTTATTTCTTCAACTAA
- the LOC115753465 gene encoding DNA-directed RNA polymerase 2B, chloroplastic/mitochondrial isoform X2 — MSISKPPIPSSALASSGFDPFLLIAGRRPRIPSPPVMWRTVAKLAVSRSPWRVSVGARHCSRAYSFLGPSQEPAADSGKLRFRQFEVGRSVGLGFPDVLPRRSGEVSWNEDFVGRPSFGLGLNGFCPKGYASVAEAEVVSSTDVEEDVSVAEEEVKELLAEMTKVERKEKLFWNRQRNLAARGMGRAKYHRLKRRQVKAECEAWQRAAKEYKELLNDMCEHRLAPNLPYMKSLFLGWFEPLRNAIAEEQESYRSGKRKTAYAHFFDQLPADMMAVITMHKLMALMMTGGEHGHGLARVIQAACTIGDAVEQEVRIQRFLEKTKKKNLKEVDEDRGDGTNAASQEQEKLRHKVTNLLKQRKLPAVQRLVKGQDDLKPWGQEAKAKVGSRLIELLIQTAYIQPPANQLAEDPPDIRPAFLHTFRTVTRDTKSSSRRYGVIQCDPLVLKGLERTARHMVIPYMPMLIPPVKWTGYDKGAYLFLPSSAMRTHGVRQQREAFKRAPLQQLQPVFEALDILGATKWRVNRRVLSVVDRIWNSGGCLADLVDRNDIALPDKPDTEDESQIRKWKWKLKSTRKENRERHSQRCDIELKLAVARKMKDEEGFYYPHNLDFRGRAYPMHPYLNHLGSDLCRGILEFAESRPLGKSGLRWLKIHLANLYAGGVDKLSHEGRLAFIENHLDDIFDSADRPLEGKRWWLNAEDPFQCLAVCINLTEALRSSSPETFRSNIPVHQDGSCNGLQHYAALGRDKLGAAAVNLVAGEKPADVYSGIAARVLEIMQTDAKKDPAVFRDALNARTLIHQVDRKLVKQTVMTSVYGVTYIGARDQIKRRLKERGAIMDDTELFHASCYAAKTTLTALGEMFEAARSIMSWLGDCAKIIASENQPVRWTTPLGLPVVQPYRRVGRHLVRTSLQILTLQRETEKVLTKRQRTAFPPNFVHSLDGSHMMMTAVACKKAGLNFAVAGELSEVFPGIIFSSFA; from the exons ATGTCCATCTCTAAACCCCCCATTCCCTCCTCCGCCCTCGCCTCCTCAGGTTTCGACCCCTTCCTCCTGATCGCCGGTCGCCGACCCCGTATCCCTTCGCCCCCGGTTATGTGGAGAACCGTCGCCAAGCTCGCCGTTTCGAGGTCGCCGTGGCGGGTTTCCGTGGGTGCCCGCCATTGCTCTCGGGCCTACAGCTTCCTCGGCCCCTCTCAGGAGCCGGCTGCTGATTCCGGTAAGCTTAGATTCAGGCAATTTGAGGTCGGGCGGTCTGTGGGTTTGGGTTTTCCGGATGTCCTTCCGCGTCGGAGCGGGGAGGTCTCGTGGAATGAGGATTTCGTGGGGCGGCCCAGCTTCGGGCTGGGGCTCAATGGGTTTTGCCCCAAGGGGTATGCCAGCGTGGCCGAGGCAGAGGTAGTCTCTTCGACGGACGTCGAGGAGGACGTTTCGGTTGCCGAGGAGGAGGTGAAGGAGCTCTTGGCGGAGATGACCAAGGTGGAGAGGAAAGAGAAGCTATTTTGGAATAGGCAGCGGAATTTGGCCGCCAGAGGAATGGGGAGGGCCAAGTATCACAGGCTGAAAAGGAGGCAAGTGAAGGCCGAGTGCGAGGCGTGGCAGCGGGCGGCCAAGGAGTATAAGGAGCTGTTGAATGATATGTGCGAGCACCGGCTGGCTCCGAATCTGCCGTATATGAAGTCTCTGTTCTTAGGCTGGTTTGAGCCTCTGCGAAATGCCATCGCCGAGGAGCAAGAGTCGTACAGGTCAGGCAAGAGGAAGACGGCTTATGCGCATTTCTTCGATCAGTTGCCAGCGGATATGATGGCAGTGATCACGATGCATAAATTGATGGCACTGATGATGACGGGAGGAGAACATGGTCATGGCCTTGCCCGAGTTATACAGGCAGCTTGCACGATAGGCGACGCTGTTGAGCAGGAG gTTAGAATACAAAGGTTcttggaaaaaacaaaaaagaagaatttaaaaGAAGTTGATGAGGACAGAGGAGATGGAACAAATGCTGCATCCCAGGAGCAAGAGAAGTTAAGGCACAAAGTCACTAATCTGTTGAAACAACGTAAATTACCGGCAGTGCAGAGGCTAGTGAAGGGACAGGATGATTTGAAACCCTGGGGCCAGGAGGCAAAAGCTAAG GTGGGAAGCCGTCTGATTGAGTTGTTGATACAAACTGCATACATACAACCTCCTGCTAATCAATTGGCCGAAGATCCACCTGATATACGACCTGCATTTTTGCATACATTCAGGACTGTTACAAGAGATACAAA GAGTTCCAGCAGAAGATATGGTGTTATCCAGTGCGACCCATTAGTTCTCAAAGGCCTGGAACGAACA GCAAGACATATGGTGATTCCATATATGCCGATGTTGATACCGCCTGTCAAGTGGACAGG TTACGATAAAGGGGCATACTTGTTCCTACCTTCTTCTGCCATGCGCACGCATGGAGTTAGACAACAACGTGAAGCGTTTAAGCGGGCTCCTCTGCAGCAACTTCAACCAGTATTTGAG GCTTTAGATATATTAGGGGCTACTAAATGGCGGGTCAACAGAAGGGTGCTTTCTGTTGTGGATAGGATATGGAATAGTGGAGGCTGCCTTGCGGATCTTGTGGACCGTAATGAC ATAGCTTTGCCAGACAAGCCAGATACGGAAGATGAATCACAGATAAGAAAATGGAAGTGGAAATTAAAGTCcaccagaaaagaaaacaggGAGAGACATTCACAGCGTTGTGACATAGAACTTAAACTTGCA GTtgcaagaaaaatgaaggatgaagaggGTTTTTATTATCCGCATAACCTCGATTTCCGAGGCCGTGCCTACCCCATGCACCCCTACTTAAATCATCTTGGTTCAGATTTATGTCGTGGCATTTTGGAGTTTGCTGAGAGTCGCCCCCTTGGGAAGTCGGGCTTACGCTGGCTGAAAATACATTTAGCCAATTTATATGCTGGTGGAGTGGACAAATTGTCTCATGAGGGAAGATTAGCATTTATAGAAAATCACTTGGATGATATATTTGATTCTGCTGACCGGCCTCTTGAAGGAAAGCGATGGTGGTTGAATGCTGAAGACCCGTTCCAGTGCTTGGCCGTGTGCATTAATCTTACTGAAGCTTTAAGAAGCTCTTCTCCGGAAACTTTTAGATCAAATATACCTGTCCACCAG GATGGTTCCTGCAATGGTTTGCAACACTATGCTGCCCTCGGAAGAGACAAG TTGGGTGCAGCTGCTGTCAATTTGGTTGCAGGAGAAAAGCCTGCTGATGTTTACTCGGGAATAGCAGCTCG AGTACTTGAAATAATGCAAACGGATGCAAAGAAAGATCCGGCTGTGTTTCGAGATGCGTTGAATGCAAGAACCTTAATTCATCAG GTTGATAGAAAGTTGGTGAAGCAGACAGTTATGACGTCTGTATATGGTGTCACTTATATTGGTGCCCGGGATCAGATAAAGAGGAGGTTGAAGGAACGTGGTGCGATTATGGATGATACAGAACTTTTCCATGCTTCTTGCTATGCTGCAAAG ACCACCTTAACTGCTCTAGGGGAGATGTTTGAAGCAGCAAGAAGTATCATGAGCTGGCTTGGTGACTGTGCTAAG ATTATTGCATCTGAGAATCAGCCAGTTCGGTGGACAACTCCCCTTGGACTTCCTGTGGTGCAACCTTATCGTAGAGTAGGAAGACATCTT GTTAGGACTTCGCTTCAGATTTTGACATTGCAACGTGAAACTGAAAAG GTTCTGACCAAGCGTCAGAGAACAGCTTTTCCCCCAAACTTTGTGCACTCTCTTGATGGTTCTCATATGATGATGACAGCAGTTGCTTGCAAAAAGGCTGGGTTGAACTTTGCAG TTGCTGGAGAGCTTTCAGAAGTCTTTCCCGGAATTATCTTTTCCTCCTTTGCCTGA